A single Streptomyces mirabilis DNA region contains:
- a CDS encoding SpoIIE family protein phosphatase, whose amino-acid sequence MREARAWRYGDGGEDVTPATPESGKGPGAEPYIGTEEAASDAAAIVTLAGTVIGWTRSAEELLGRSAREVVGGSVGRLVDMPEDPGRVAAIMERCRGGQPWSGVVTLSHRDGRRVEVNLRVSASFQVGDDECFLVSARERMTRWAMGQSVLDGFLTRSPVGMAIVDMDLHCIWLNNTLESIGGIPRDQRLGRRLSDLLPGLEAETIEGVMRKVLRTGEPVSDFEYLGWSWADPRRQHAYSTSFFPLVDVEGAVTGICYMVLDVTDRWNARQLISLVNEAGACVGSTLDVMETAQELADFAVPRFADFAIVDLLEPVLSTEGHGTWLSDAGPATTGLVMRRAGMSSVREGCPEAVAQVGEPVDFIPPPHDLGLLVNGEPVLIPVLNPDNPQWVVEQPSRTSSMREFGLHSLISVPMRARDTVLGLTTFVRSRNPAPFTPDDVLLARELVARAAVCVDNARRYTREHHATLTLQHSLLPHTLEGGMAVDVASMYLPADAKDGVGGDWFDVIPLSGARVGLVVGDVVGHGLSAAATMGRLRTAVQTLADMDLPPDELLAHLDDLVLRLSEEESHDASADLIRTTVMGATCLYAIYDPVTRNCTLARAGHPPPVLVTPEGRVSFPELPAGPPLGLGGLPFEAVDIELAENSLIGLYTDGLIEDDERDVEVGMAHLGDALCPCDLPLETLCANVRSLTSTPQSDDVAFLVARTHALSADHVASWDVASDPAAVAGARALATRQLREWGMEALTMQTELVVSELVTNAVRYAPGPVRLRLLRASRLICEVTDTSNSSPRLRHARTTDEGGRGLFLVAQLAHRWGTRYTHEGKIIWAELDS is encoded by the coding sequence ATGCGGGAGGCGCGAGCATGGAGGTATGGGGATGGCGGTGAAGACGTGACGCCTGCGACTCCGGAATCAGGCAAAGGTCCCGGCGCAGAGCCCTATATCGGTACGGAAGAAGCAGCCTCGGACGCGGCGGCGATCGTCACCCTGGCCGGCACGGTGATCGGCTGGACCAGAAGCGCGGAAGAACTCCTCGGCCGTTCGGCCCGCGAGGTCGTAGGAGGCTCCGTCGGCCGTCTGGTCGACATGCCCGAAGACCCCGGCCGCGTAGCGGCGATCATGGAACGCTGCCGTGGGGGCCAGCCCTGGAGCGGAGTGGTCACGCTGTCGCATCGCGACGGCCGTCGTGTCGAAGTGAATCTGCGCGTTTCCGCGTCGTTCCAGGTCGGCGACGACGAGTGTTTTCTCGTATCGGCACGGGAGCGCATGACGCGCTGGGCCATGGGTCAGTCCGTGCTGGACGGGTTCCTGACCCGTTCGCCCGTGGGAATGGCCATCGTGGACATGGACCTGCACTGCATCTGGCTCAACAACACCCTGGAGAGCATCGGCGGCATACCCCGTGACCAGCGTCTGGGCCGGCGCCTGAGCGACCTGCTCCCGGGCCTGGAGGCGGAGACCATCGAGGGCGTGATGCGCAAGGTACTGCGGACCGGCGAGCCTGTCAGCGACTTCGAGTACCTCGGCTGGAGCTGGGCCGACCCGCGTCGGCAGCACGCCTACTCCACGTCGTTCTTCCCCCTGGTGGACGTCGAGGGCGCCGTCACGGGCATCTGCTACATGGTTCTCGACGTCACCGACCGGTGGAACGCCCGCCAACTGATCTCCCTGGTCAATGAAGCCGGCGCCTGTGTGGGCAGCACCCTGGACGTCATGGAGACGGCCCAGGAGCTGGCCGACTTCGCCGTACCCCGGTTCGCCGACTTCGCCATCGTGGATCTGCTGGAGCCGGTCCTCAGCACCGAGGGGCACGGAACCTGGCTGTCCGACGCGGGTCCGGCGACGACGGGGCTGGTGATGCGGCGGGCGGGCATGAGTTCCGTCCGGGAGGGGTGCCCGGAGGCGGTCGCCCAGGTAGGCGAACCGGTGGACTTCATCCCTCCCCCGCACGATCTCGGCCTCCTCGTGAACGGCGAGCCCGTTCTCATACCGGTGCTGAACCCCGACAACCCGCAATGGGTCGTCGAACAACCGTCCAGGACCTCGAGCATGCGCGAGTTCGGACTGCACTCACTCATCTCCGTGCCGATGCGGGCGCGGGACACCGTCCTCGGCCTCACCACCTTCGTCCGCTCGCGGAACCCGGCTCCCTTCACCCCGGACGACGTACTGCTCGCCCGGGAACTCGTCGCACGGGCGGCCGTCTGCGTCGACAACGCCCGCCGCTACACACGGGAACACCACGCCACACTCACGCTCCAGCACAGCCTTCTGCCCCATACGCTGGAGGGCGGCATGGCCGTGGACGTGGCCTCCATGTATCTGCCCGCGGACGCCAAGGACGGTGTGGGCGGGGACTGGTTCGACGTCATCCCGTTGTCCGGAGCCCGAGTCGGCCTCGTCGTGGGCGATGTGGTCGGCCACGGTCTGAGTGCCGCCGCCACGATGGGCCGGCTGCGTACCGCGGTGCAGACGCTCGCCGACATGGATCTGCCGCCCGACGAGCTCCTGGCCCACCTCGACGACCTGGTGCTCCGCCTCAGCGAGGAGGAGTCCCATGACGCGTCGGCCGACCTGATCCGGACCACGGTGATGGGCGCCACCTGCCTGTACGCCATCTACGACCCGGTCACGCGGAACTGCACGCTGGCCCGGGCCGGCCATCCGCCGCCGGTCCTCGTCACTCCGGAGGGCCGGGTCAGCTTCCCGGAACTGCCGGCCGGTCCCCCGCTGGGGCTGGGCGGACTCCCGTTCGAGGCAGTCGACATCGAGCTCGCCGAGAACAGCCTGATCGGCCTCTACACCGACGGCCTCATCGAAGATGACGAGCGGGACGTCGAGGTCGGAATGGCCCACCTCGGGGACGCCCTGTGCCCTTGCGATCTCCCGCTGGAGACGCTCTGCGCCAACGTACGGAGCCTGACCTCCACGCCGCAGTCCGACGACGTCGCGTTCCTCGTGGCGCGCACGCACGCGCTCAGCGCCGACCACGTCGCCTCGTGGGACGTGGCCTCGGATCCCGCCGCCGTGGCCGGGGCGCGCGCCCTCGCCACCCGCCAACTCCGCGAGTGGGGAATGGAAGCACTGACCATGCAGACCGAACTCGTCGTCAGCGAGTTGGTCACCAACGCGGTGCGCTACGCCCCGGGCCCTGTGCGACTGCGGCTGCTGCGCGCATCCCGCCTGATCTGCGAGGTCACCGACACCAGCAACAGCTCCCCTCGGCTGCGGCACGCCCGGACCACCGACGAAGGGGGGCGCGGCCTCTTCCTCGTCGCCCAGCTCGCGCACCGCTGGGGCACCCGGTACACACACGAGGGAAAGATCATCTGGGCGGAACTGGACTCGTAG
- the nhaA gene encoding Na+/H+ antiporter NhaA: MPAETSPLSGQTVCGKDTRSPLRSFLQTETGSAAVLLAATLAALVWANMGPGTYEDFWRTALSVRLGAGEVSLDLREWVNSGLMTLFFFVVGLEARREFDLGELRERRRVTLPLLAGLSGMVVPIAIYLALNAGHGSLHGWGAAMSTDTAFALGMLALFGARLPDSLRVFILTISVVDDFLALAVIAVAYSGPLALPALLTSLGLFAAVVLVRRTLGMRLPALYAVLGAAVWVALLKSGVDPVVTGLAMGLLTYAYPAERVDLERASRLFRRFREQPTPELERSVRRGIASTLSPNDRLTRMFHPWTSYVIVPLFALANAGITVSGSQFAHAFASPIALGILLGYVLGKPLGIVGATWLTTRASRGRLHPPVGWGAITAGGTLAGVGFTVSLLIATLAFDGARLAEAKIGILAAVVCSFVLTWLVTSVIGALPKRSRIRALLGTGTTIVDLSDPVDVDRDHVRGPLEAPVTLVEYGDFECSYCGLAEPVVRELLADFGDVRYVWRHLPLTDVHPNAQLAAEAAEAAAHQGGYWKMHDLLMQHQGDLRPKDLLRYAEEIGLDTERFRKDLREGTGTARVAADVESADLSGVSGTPTFFVNGRRHHGAYDIASLSAAVRAARQRAALQGVGRQD, from the coding sequence GTGCCAGCTGAGACCTCGCCCCTGTCGGGGCAGACCGTGTGCGGCAAGGACACGCGCAGTCCGCTGCGCTCCTTCCTGCAGACCGAGACCGGCAGTGCCGCGGTCCTGCTGGCCGCCACGCTCGCGGCCCTCGTCTGGGCCAACATGGGGCCGGGCACGTACGAGGACTTCTGGCGCACCGCGCTGTCGGTCCGCCTCGGGGCGGGCGAAGTCTCCCTGGACCTGCGGGAGTGGGTGAACAGCGGTCTGATGACGTTGTTCTTCTTCGTCGTGGGACTCGAGGCGCGCCGGGAGTTCGACCTGGGCGAGCTGCGGGAACGCAGGAGAGTGACGCTGCCGCTGCTCGCCGGGCTCAGCGGCATGGTCGTGCCGATCGCGATCTACCTGGCCCTCAACGCGGGCCATGGCTCCCTGCACGGCTGGGGCGCCGCCATGTCGACGGACACGGCCTTCGCCCTGGGCATGCTCGCTCTCTTCGGGGCACGGCTGCCCGACAGTCTCCGGGTCTTCATCCTCACCATCTCCGTCGTGGACGACTTCCTGGCGCTGGCCGTGATCGCCGTCGCCTACAGCGGCCCCCTGGCCCTGCCCGCGCTGCTGACGTCGCTCGGCCTCTTCGCGGCCGTCGTTCTGGTGCGGCGCACACTCGGAATGCGGCTTCCCGCCCTGTACGCGGTGCTGGGCGCGGCGGTGTGGGTCGCGCTGCTCAAGTCGGGGGTGGACCCGGTCGTGACCGGGCTCGCGATGGGCCTGCTCACCTACGCCTACCCGGCCGAGCGCGTCGACCTGGAACGAGCCAGCCGTCTGTTCCGGCGCTTCCGCGAGCAGCCGACCCCGGAACTGGAGCGCTCCGTACGGCGCGGAATCGCCTCGACGCTCTCGCCCAACGACCGGCTCACGCGGATGTTCCACCCCTGGACGAGCTATGTGATCGTGCCGCTGTTCGCCCTCGCCAACGCCGGCATCACCGTCAGCGGCAGCCAGTTCGCCCATGCCTTCGCCTCGCCGATCGCCCTCGGCATCCTCCTCGGCTACGTGCTCGGCAAGCCGCTCGGCATCGTCGGCGCCACCTGGCTCACCACACGCGCCAGCCGTGGGCGTCTGCACCCGCCGGTCGGCTGGGGCGCGATCACCGCGGGCGGCACCCTGGCGGGGGTGGGGTTCACCGTGTCCCTGCTGATCGCGACGCTCGCTTTCGACGGGGCCCGGCTGGCGGAGGCGAAGATCGGCATCCTCGCCGCCGTGGTCTGCTCGTTCGTCCTCACCTGGCTGGTCACCTCGGTGATCGGCGCCCTTCCCAAGCGTTCCCGTATCCGGGCCCTGCTCGGCACGGGCACCACCATCGTCGACCTCAGCGACCCGGTGGACGTGGACCGCGACCACGTACGCGGCCCGCTGGAGGCGCCCGTGACGCTCGTCGAGTACGGGGACTTCGAGTGCTCGTACTGCGGCCTGGCCGAGCCCGTGGTGCGTGAGCTGCTCGCCGACTTCGGCGACGTGCGCTACGTGTGGCGGCACCTGCCGCTGACCGACGTCCATCCGAACGCCCAGCTCGCCGCGGAGGCCGCCGAGGCCGCGGCCCACCAGGGCGGGTACTGGAAGATGCACGATCTGCTGATGCAGCACCAGGGTGACCTGCGGCCGAAGGACCTGCTCCGCTACGCCGAGGAGATCGGCCTCGACACCGAACGCTTCCGCAAGGATCTCCGCGAAGGTACGGGAACGGCCCGGGTCGCGGCGGACGTGGAGTCCGCCGACCTCAGCGGTGTCTCGGGCACCCCGACGTTCTTCGTCAACGGCCGCCGCCACCACGGCGCGTACGACATCGCCTCGCTGTCGGCGGCGGTGCGTGCCGCGCGGCAACGGGCGGCGCTTCAAGGGGTCGGACGGCAGGACTGA
- a CDS encoding BTAD domain-containing putative transcriptional regulator, whose amino-acid sequence MGVAFGVLGPTVAESDGRALALKGPRHRAVLARLVVARRRVVPVTHLVDDLWTDPPPGAVGAVQTFVAALRRVLEPDRPPRTPARLLVTDGPGYALRPERDAVDAWRFETAVGGAARLPATEALPRLEEALSLWRGPAYAEFEEEDWARGERSRLAELRLQAVEQRARTQLALGLAAEVVPDLDVHLAAHPWREDAWRLLALALYRQDRQGDALGVLRRARAVLADQLGVDPGPRLRRLEADILAQEPGLDPPAGPTATAARLWTRTAAAYDRTVAAGARARLETTVSLIRNLAVTGGGGLAAAGQHRMEAIAAAEEFGDPDLTARVIGAYDVPAIWTRSDDPELARRIVEAAERALTALAGDAHEASRCRLLATIALETRGSRAPRGPQAAREAEEIARRLDDPALLAFALNGAFMQSFTRAGLAPRRDEIGAELVELAARHGLVTYEVLGHLIRLQARGALADFAAADRHAAAVDRLAERHELPLAGVFTQWYRALRLAASGQPAGAESAYRDAAARLDGAGMPGLGRGLLPLALLCLRVEHRRTWSDIGPGSTGPGSTGPGSTGPGPVEIDLGADWGPYRPWAAPFALLASGRRAEARAALRALPEPPRDLMYEACCCLEAVVALEVGDRDVLERARTRLLPAAEELAGAGSGLITLGPVEDHLADITTALRAPTSPVPPR is encoded by the coding sequence GTGGGGGTCGCGTTCGGTGTGCTCGGACCGACCGTGGCCGAGAGCGACGGCCGCGCGCTCGCGCTGAAGGGACCCAGGCACCGGGCCGTGCTGGCGCGGCTGGTGGTGGCCCGCCGACGGGTCGTCCCTGTCACCCACCTGGTCGACGACCTGTGGACGGATCCCCCGCCCGGCGCCGTGGGTGCCGTACAGACCTTTGTCGCCGCGCTGCGACGCGTCCTGGAGCCGGACCGTCCGCCCCGGACCCCCGCCCGTCTGCTGGTCACGGACGGCCCCGGGTACGCGCTGCGCCCGGAGCGGGACGCCGTGGACGCCTGGCGCTTCGAGACAGCCGTCGGCGGCGCCGCGCGGCTGCCGGCCACGGAGGCGCTGCCGCGACTGGAGGAGGCGCTGTCACTGTGGCGCGGGCCCGCCTACGCCGAGTTCGAGGAGGAGGACTGGGCCAGGGGCGAGCGCTCCCGCCTCGCCGAGCTGCGGCTCCAGGCGGTGGAGCAGCGGGCCCGGACGCAGTTGGCCCTCGGCCTGGCCGCCGAGGTGGTACCCGACCTGGACGTACATCTCGCCGCTCACCCCTGGCGCGAGGACGCCTGGCGGCTGCTGGCGCTGGCGCTGTACCGGCAGGACCGTCAGGGGGATGCGCTGGGTGTGCTGCGCAGAGCCCGGGCGGTCCTGGCCGACCAGCTGGGGGTGGACCCCGGGCCCCGGCTGCGCCGTCTGGAGGCGGACATCCTCGCCCAGGAACCCGGGCTCGATCCTCCGGCCGGGCCGACGGCGACCGCGGCCCGGCTGTGGACACGGACGGCGGCGGCCTACGACCGGACGGTCGCCGCCGGTGCCCGGGCCCGTTTGGAGACGACGGTGAGCCTGATCCGCAACCTCGCGGTCACCGGGGGCGGTGGACTCGCGGCCGCCGGGCAGCACCGCATGGAGGCCATCGCGGCGGCGGAGGAGTTCGGCGACCCGGACCTGACCGCCCGGGTGATCGGCGCCTACGACGTCCCCGCGATCTGGACCCGCAGCGACGATCCGGAGCTGGCCCGACGGATCGTCGAGGCCGCCGAGCGCGCCCTCACCGCCTTGGCGGGCGACGCGCACGAGGCCTCGCGGTGCCGCCTGCTGGCCACGATCGCCCTGGAGACGCGCGGCAGCCGAGCGCCACGCGGCCCGCAGGCCGCCCGCGAGGCGGAGGAGATCGCCCGTCGTCTCGACGATCCCGCGCTGCTGGCGTTCGCGCTGAACGGGGCATTCATGCAGTCCTTCACCCGCGCCGGCCTGGCCCCACGGCGTGACGAGATCGGCGCGGAGCTGGTCGAACTGGCCGCCCGGCACGGCCTGGTGACCTATGAGGTACTCGGTCACCTCATCCGGCTCCAGGCACGCGGCGCGCTCGCCGACTTCGCCGCGGCCGACCGCCATGCCGCCGCCGTGGACCGGCTGGCAGAGCGCCACGAGCTGCCGCTCGCGGGCGTCTTCACCCAGTGGTACCGGGCATTGCGGCTGGCCGCGTCCGGGCAACCGGCGGGGGCCGAGAGCGCCTACCGGGATGCCGCCGCACGGCTGGACGGCGCCGGGATGCCGGGCCTGGGGCGTGGGCTTCTCCCGCTCGCCCTGTTGTGCCTGCGGGTGGAGCACAGGAGGACGTGGTCCGACATCGGTCCAGGGTCTACCGGTCCGGGGTCTACGGGTCCGGGGTCTACCGGTCCAGGGCCGGTCGAGATCGACCTGGGGGCGGACTGGGGCCCGTACCGCCCTTGGGCCGCACCCTTCGCCTTGCTGGCGTCCGGTCGCCGAGCCGAGGCACGGGCGGCACTGCGCGCGCTCCCGGAGCCGCCGCGCGACCTGATGTACGAGGCGTGCTGCTGCCTGGAGGCCGTGGTCGCGCTGGAGGTCGGCGACCGGGACGTGCTGGAGCGGGCCCGTACCCGCCTGCTGCCGGCCGCCGAGGAGCTCGCGGGCGCGGGCAGCGGCCTGATCACCCTGGGCCCCGTCGAGGACCACCTCGCTGACATCACCACCGCGCTGCGGGCACCTACGAGTCCAGTTCCGCCCAGATGA
- a CDS encoding alpha/beta fold hydrolase codes for MAPTIPGFDYRRVPVADHVALSVAVAGSGSPIVLLHGFPQTHLMWRHVAADLAADHTVICPDLRGYGASDKPVDTSADGNAYAKRTMADDVVSLARALGHEHFALAGHDRGALVAIRAGLDHPEAITHLASLDVLPTLDMWDVMHGTGAAVGFHLYLMAQPPGLPERMIHAAADVFFGHFLDIWTQDPRAIPDEIRAAYLAASRAAVPSIVADYRASAGIDVEHDRADRAAGNRLRMPVAVLQQDWGAALGFDAAARWRAWAPDLRHTTVSCGHFMAEEAPADVVKAIRDLLADH; via the coding sequence ATGGCACCGACCATCCCCGGCTTCGACTACCGGCGCGTCCCCGTCGCCGACCATGTCGCGCTCAGCGTCGCCGTCGCCGGATCCGGCAGCCCGATCGTGCTGCTGCACGGTTTCCCGCAGACCCACCTGATGTGGCGGCACGTGGCCGCCGACCTCGCGGCCGACCACACCGTCATCTGTCCCGACCTTCGGGGCTACGGTGCCAGCGACAAGCCCGTCGACACCAGCGCCGACGGGAACGCGTACGCCAAGCGCACCATGGCCGACGACGTCGTCTCGCTCGCCCGCGCTCTGGGCCACGAGCATTTCGCGCTGGCGGGACACGACCGGGGCGCGCTGGTCGCCATCCGCGCCGGCCTCGACCACCCCGAGGCGATCACCCATCTCGCCTCGCTCGACGTGCTGCCCACGCTGGACATGTGGGACGTGATGCACGGCACCGGCGCGGCCGTCGGCTTCCACCTCTACCTGATGGCCCAGCCGCCGGGCCTGCCCGAGCGGATGATCCACGCCGCCGCGGACGTCTTCTTCGGTCATTTCCTCGACATCTGGACGCAGGACCCGAGGGCGATCCCGGACGAGATCCGTGCCGCCTACCTGGCGGCCTCCCGCGCGGCGGTCCCTTCCATCGTCGCGGACTACCGTGCCTCGGCCGGCATCGACGTCGAGCACGACCGGGCCGACCGCGCCGCCGGGAACCGGCTGCGGATGCCCGTGGCCGTTCTCCAGCAGGACTGGGGCGCGGCTCTCGGCTTCGACGCCGCCGCGCGGTGGCGCGCCTGGGCACCCGACCTGCGGCACACGACCGTCTCCTGCGGTCACTTCATGGCCGAGGAGGCCCCCGCCGATGTCGTCAAGGCCATCCGGGACCTCCTCGCCGACCACTGA
- a CDS encoding WD40/YVTN/BNR-like repeat-containing protein produces MAEVLLTVGTRKGLFIGRRRGAAWEFDESPYFNAQAVYSVAIDTRGETPRLLAGGDSAHWGPSVFHSDDLGRTWTEPAQPAVKFPQDTGASLERVWQLHPAAAEPDVVYAGTEPAALYRSEDRGESFELVRPLWEHPTRSRWVPGGGGEGLHTVLTDQRDPGAVTVAVSTAGVFRTHDGGASWEPSNSGVSAVFLPDPNPEFGQCVHKIAQDASTPDRLYLQNHWGVYRSDNAGGEWTDIGADLPSTFGFAVAAHPHRGNTAYVFPINADADRVPADRRCRVFRTQDAGKTWDPLTAGLPTEDHYGTVLRDALCTDGADPAGVYFGNRNGEVYASADDGDSWRQLVSHLPDVLCVRAAVVG; encoded by the coding sequence ATGGCCGAAGTACTGCTCACCGTCGGTACACGTAAAGGGCTGTTCATCGGGCGGCGGCGCGGCGCCGCCTGGGAGTTCGACGAGAGTCCGTACTTCAACGCGCAGGCCGTGTACTCGGTCGCGATCGACACCCGCGGCGAGACGCCACGGCTGCTGGCCGGAGGGGACAGCGCGCACTGGGGTCCGTCCGTCTTCCACTCCGACGACCTGGGGCGGACGTGGACCGAACCGGCTCAGCCGGCCGTCAAGTTCCCCCAGGACACCGGGGCTTCCCTGGAGCGGGTGTGGCAGTTGCACCCGGCGGCGGCCGAGCCGGACGTGGTGTACGCGGGCACGGAGCCGGCCGCGCTGTACCGCTCCGAGGACAGAGGCGAGTCCTTCGAGCTGGTCCGGCCCCTGTGGGAGCACCCCACCCGGTCGCGGTGGGTGCCGGGCGGCGGTGGCGAGGGGCTGCACACCGTCCTCACCGACCAGCGCGACCCAGGGGCCGTCACGGTCGCCGTGTCCACGGCGGGGGTGTTCCGTACACACGACGGCGGGGCGAGCTGGGAGCCGTCCAACTCCGGTGTCTCCGCGGTGTTCCTGCCGGATCCGAACCCGGAGTTCGGTCAGTGCGTGCACAAGATCGCACAGGACGCGTCGACCCCGGACCGGCTCTACCTCCAGAACCACTGGGGTGTGTACCGCAGCGACAACGCGGGCGGCGAGTGGACCGACATCGGCGCGGACCTGCCGTCCACCTTCGGGTTCGCGGTGGCCGCGCATCCGCACCGCGGCAACACGGCGTACGTCTTCCCGATCAACGCGGACGCGGACCGCGTCCCGGCCGACCGGCGCTGTCGTGTCTTCCGCACGCAGGACGCGGGCAAGACCTGGGATCCGCTGACCGCGGGGCTGCCCACGGAGGACCACTACGGCACGGTGCTGCGCGACGCGCTCTGCACGGACGGCGCGGACCCGGCGGGCGTGTACTTCGGCAATCGCAATGGCGAGGTGTACGCGTCGGCGGACGACGGGGACAGCTGGCGGCAACTGGTCTCGCATCTGCCGGACGTTCTGTGCGTACGCGCCGCGGTCGTCGGCTGA